The Syntrophorhabdaceae bacterium DNA window CTGCAACGCCGACGCCCTGAACCGGTCGGAGCACTCCTCCGCCAGGGCGATGAGGAGCCCGCCCGATGACTGAGGGTCGAAGATCAGGTCGCCGGTAAAGCCGGACTGCTCCATAATGACGTGGGGAACGTAGAAGTCACGGTTATTGTAGAGACCGCTGGGTATAAACCCCGCTTCGATCAGCCCCGGGACCTCCGGGAAAAAGGGAAGTTTCCCGGCGAAGATCTCGACACCAATGCTTTCCTTTATCATTTCCTTCAGATGACCCGCCAGTCCGAAACCCGTGACATCCGTTGCGGCTCTCGCCCCGGCGGATAGCATGGCTTGTGCGGCCCTGTCGTTCAGTTCCGTCATGGTCTTTATCAGACGTTCCCCGCCCTCCGGGGACAGCCTCTTGCCTCTTATCCCTGTCGACAGGATACCTGTCCCCAGGGGCTTTGTGAGAATAAGAACATCCCCGGGCTGCGCCCCTTTATTGAACACGATCCGGTCGGGGTGCACAAATCCGGTAACGGAGAGACCGTACTTGATCTCCTCGTCTTCAACACTGTGCCCGCCGAGGAGGCTCGCCCCGGATTCCCGGACCTTGTCTATGCCCCCGCGAAGTATCTCCTTCAGGATACCCATGCCGAAGCGCTTCGGAGAAAAACAGACCATGTTAAGGGCTGTCTTCGGCACTCCGCCCATGGCGTATATGTCACTCAGGGCGTTCGCCGCAGCTATCTGTCCGAAATGATAGGGATCATCAACAACGGGCGTAAAGAAGTCTATGGTCTGGACCATGCAGGCATCTTCACTGATACGGTACACTCCGGCGTCCTCGTAGCCCTCTATGCCGGCGATGACATTCTCATCCTGCGGTATGTCGATGCCGCAGAGCATGCGCGCAAGCTCTGACGGCCCGACCTTGGCGGCGCATCCGCCGAAACGCGTATGTTCTGTAAGTCGTGTTTCCTCCATGTGCTGTCCTTCTGTTCTCCAATCAGGAATTTATTGCGGAATCCAGCAGACAAGAAGTCTCGGAGGGGGCCCTAACCCCTCCTCACCCTAACCCTCCGTTCCCTTTCTGACTATGGTCCTCTTGTCCTCGGGAAGAGGCGGGGGAACAGGTTCGCCGACGATCTTTGTCACCGCACCGAATTTGGACGGACAGGCCGCGAGGCATGTCCCGCACCGTATGCATTTGTCCTGGTCGACGACGTGGACCTGATTCTTCGCGCTGATGATCGCGTCCGCAGGGCATCTCCGGGCACAGGTCATGCACGCCTGGCACCTGTCCGGATCGATCCAGTACGACGGAGCTTCCCGGATAAGGCCGTCTATTTCCTCAGAGGTGTAAAGCTTTGTGTAGTCCTCGTTTATGTCGTGGAGGGCTAGTTTCTTCATCTTGTCGAGTTTTATGTAGGGGACGAGTTTCGCGATCTTCTCGATCCGTGCGTTGAGTTCCGTTTTATCTATCCCCTCGCTCTTTCCGAGAGGCCCCAGCTCCTCCATCTCTCGGGCGAACTCGTTCATAATGTTGGCGAAACGGATCCCCTCGCCGGCGGAGACCCATTCGAGGCGCAATCTCTTCGGGTTTATGCCGATGTGTTCGAGGAGCTTCCTGCAGAGGCTCACCATGCTCATAGCGTCGTAATTGCCCTCGGGGTTGTAGTGACAGTCGTTGATGTGGCAGCCGCCGACGAACATCCCGTCCACTCCGTTCGCAAAAGCGAGGAGTATGTGCTTGAGGTCGACCCTTCCGGAGCACATCACCCGTATCAGTCTTATGTATGTAGGATATTGAAAGCGGGAGACCCCGCAAAGATCGGCCCCTCCGTAACAGCACCAGTTGCATATGATGCCCAGCATCTTCGGTTTGAACGTGCCTTCTGAACTCATGCTTTTTACCTCCCTGACGTGTTGTCCTCTAACCGTGCGGTACGCCTGTATGTTCTCCTAAGCGTTTCCGACCGCTTTGTCTTCCTG harbors:
- the selD gene encoding selenide, water dikinase SelD, whose product is MEETRLTEHTRFGGCAAKVGPSELARMLCGIDIPQDENVIAGIEGYEDAGVYRISEDACMVQTIDFFTPVVDDPYHFGQIAAANALSDIYAMGGVPKTALNMVCFSPKRFGMGILKEILRGGIDKVRESGASLLGGHSVEDEEIKYGLSVTGFVHPDRIVFNKGAQPGDVLILTKPLGTGILSTGIRGKRLSPEGGERLIKTMTELNDRAAQAMLSAGARAATDVTGFGLAGHLKEMIKESIGVEIFAGKLPFFPEVPGLIEAGFIPSGLYNNRDFYVPHVIMEQSGFTGDLIFDPQSSGGLLIALAEECSDRFRASALQSSLEYWVIGRFIEEPRGKIVAR
- a CDS encoding hydrogenase iron-sulfur subunit; this encodes MSSEGTFKPKMLGIICNWCCYGGADLCGVSRFQYPTYIRLIRVMCSGRVDLKHILLAFANGVDGMFVGGCHINDCHYNPEGNYDAMSMVSLCRKLLEHIGINPKRLRLEWVSAGEGIRFANIMNEFAREMEELGPLGKSEGIDKTELNARIEKIAKLVPYIKLDKMKKLALHDINEDYTKLYTSEEIDGLIREAPSYWIDPDRCQACMTCARRCPADAIISAKNQVHVVDQDKCIRCGTCLAACPSKFGAVTKIVGEPVPPPLPEDKRTIVRKGTEG